The region AAGGTGAGGTTGAGCGCGGTCCCGATTATCACGTTGGGAGGGTCGCCAACCATGGTCGCGCTGCCTCCTATGTTCGCCGAGCAGATCTCGGCGATGAGGAACGGTATCGGCGGCACCCGGAGGATGGTGCAGACCTCGATAGTGAGCGATGCCATGAACACCATCACGGTTATGCTGTCCATGAATGCTGCCAGGAACGCCGACAGCCCGCAGAATATGATGAAGACCTTCAGGGTCTGGAACTTGGTCGCCTGGAGCGCCAAGAGCCCAATCCATCTGAAGAAACCGCTTTCTTTTAGGGCAGCCACGAGCACGAACATGCCGAAGATGAGCCCGAGTGCCTCCCAATGGATGTATTGGATGACCTCTTTCTCGCTCAGGATTCCCAGGCCGACCATCGTGAGCGCCCCGAACAGGACCGCGACGGTCCTGTCGACAAGGTCGAAGACCATTGCGACATACACCGCCGCGAATATGAGTATGGCTAACGAGCCCTGCTCCACGAGTGCATCCCGAAGGGTCTAATGCCAATGCGGTCTAAGAACATTTCTACGTGCTCTGCTCGGCGCCGGCGGTTCTTTGAAGAATCTCGTTCGGCCAGATGTACGCTGCATGTAGCTGATACCATTTACCCTCTGGAGGCCGGTCGCGAAGCTGGTATGGCTATGAGTATCAGGACCGTCGGGCTGGGAAGCAGTCTTTCGAAGCTCAGAAGCATGAATAGGGACAGGGCGGGACAGGTCTCATTCGCTGTCATCGCGGTCGTTCTGCTGACCGCCTCTGCGATAACCGGAACATACATGGCAAAGAGCCAGCTGGATCGGGCCCAGGATGAGAGGCGACAGAAGCTTCTGGACGCCATGGAGGACGCCGCTGGGGATGTCATCCAGGAGCTGAGCTTGTGCGGTGCATCAAAGGCCCACGAGACAGTCTCCTCATGGACCAGGTTTCCGGTGAACGAGTCCGATATCTCGGACGCTTACTCGGACAAGGTGTCGATGTACATAGGCACGAGCTATCCGCGATCCGAGGGGAAGTTCGCGGTCGAGGTCTCCAACTGGACGGGGGGACTATTCTTCATCGAGCGAAAGACGCTGGACCTCGTCCCTCAGGAGGCCAACGGCACAGAGGAATTGGAAATCGACGGTATCAAGATGGACTACGAGAAGCTTCCATCGCCGTCCGCAGAAGTGATGGGCGAGACGACCGCGAACCCGTACTACGTGGCTCTTGGCAACTTCTCAATCAGGGTGTCGGTCAAGAACGTCGCGCTCGTCAAGCAATCGTCGTTCCAGAGACCGATTGTGTCCGCCCTCCCATTTCTGGAGTCCAAGCTTAGGGCGTTCGAGGGGGCATCCGATGGCGAGCTTTCCGACCTGGGTCGACTGCTCGGGTACATGCTGAGCACTCTCTGCGAACTGAGGGTGCTCGAGGGCTATGGCCAGCCGATGTACTCTGGCAGGGAGACCTCTCAAGTGCTCACGGAGGACGATGTGTACCGCGCGGTCGCCGTCGGGCTGCTCCTCGAGCAAGCTAGGGTCTTCAGGACTGTGGACCATGGATTCGCGGCCCAGGTCGCGGATGCCTGCGGAGGCGGGTATCCCGGCATCGACGCCTTCCTAAGTCCCAAGGAGCGAACGCTCGACGCAGCCGAACTCTTCCTGTGGTTCTTGGGAATCACCAAGCCTCAGATCGATTCTCGGATGATCATCGCCCAAGCGGTCTTCGGCTTGTCCGATGCGCTCGCGCTAAGGATCATGGACTACATGGGCTGGCTAGGTCAGCTGGACTTGGCTAAGGGCCTGTTGGACTCCATGCACAGCACGATCGATTCGTTCGTCTCGTTCCTAACGGGCGTCGACAAATCCTGGATCGCCGTCGTGTCATGGATAGGCAAGACGCTGAAGATGACTGGGGCCGACCCAAGGGCGTACTCGGAGTTGTTCTCCTCGCCCGAGGACTTCTCAGTACTCGTGCCGGAGAGGCAGTACTTCGTGGAGGACGCCTCTGGGAACCTGTATCCTGTCTGGGTCGGGAACATGTCGTGCCCTGTGAACGTCCCGCAGTACGACCTCCTTTCTTCAGCCAAATGGAAGGACTTCTATGCTTCCTACAAGGAATGCCAGGCGAGTTTCAGAACGCAGCTGGCGGACGGCATCACAAGACTGGCGTTCGACATCGCCGACCTCGCTCAGCTCGACATGAATGAGACCGTCGTCGACCCCACTGACGGCCGGGACATTTTCGAGTCGCTGGTTCACGGTTCGGGGGAGGTCGACCTTAGATTGGAGCGGACATCACTTGCCCAAAGAGGGAAGAATCTTCCTATGTTCTCGTCGAACTATCAGCTGGCCACGAGGTTCGGCCAGTTCGTGAATGCGAACGGCCTTTCGCTCGTGAACCGGACAGGCCTGCTCCAGGCGACCTATTCCGACCTGGCAACCTCCGTGGCCGCCTCCGCAAGGTACGCCTACATACCCGACCTTGTCGTTCCAGTCGAGCAGCAGATCGAGGACATTGTGAGGCACGACGTCGAGCTGGACGCGGGCTGGGGCGTGGGCGCGGCGACCGCCTCATTTCTGGATGGCATCTCTGCAAGGGACCTCGAACGGCTTGTGGCCCTTGTCAACATGTCCATCGTGAAGGCTGATGACGGCTTCATGGGTCCGTTGGTGGATTCGGTCGCAAACATGATAGCCTGGGGCACGGACACGCTCCCCGGCCTGGAGCAGCTGGTGGAGATGCAGCTCTCTGCATTTGCGCGGCAGGTTCTGGAACAGAAGGAGTTCTCCGCCCACAAACGGCATGTCCAGGTAGGGTTGGGCGGAACCTTCGAGTTCTGGGAGGGCGACAAGACCTCCGCCGCAGGAAATGCCCGGGTCATGAACGAGTCGTTGAACGTGTCCGTCCAGTCCGGGCTGCCGCCCATGCAAACGGTGCCTTTCGACGCATCCGCAGGATACGATTCTCTGGAAAACCTGTTCCCAACGGACAACATGCTGGTCCAGGTCAAGGGACCTTGGGACTTCGATTCAAGCATCGCCTCATATCCCAACCTCCATTTGACATCGGCCGACAATGAGACTCTGAAACCGTACTCGACCCAGTGGACTGTCTCCGTCCTAGGAGTCCTGAGCCTGGCGCTTTCGACGCACAACTCCGCTATGCAGTCGATCCTATCCGATGGAGGAACGGAATCGAGGAGGAGCATACGGATAGAAGTATGCGTCCCAGTTGTTGTGCATTCCGCATGGCCTCTCCAGGGTGTGGTCTACAATCCCACCAACACCGCGCTCGCTGACGGGCTGGCTGCAGCGAGGGTGTGCTACGATATCCTCTGGGACAAGCTCGGGCCGGTGCTTGGGTGGGTCAAGGACGGCATGGAGATGATCTACAAGTTCGTCTCCGATGCGTTCGATGTCCTTGCGCGTTTCGCAAATCGCATGATAAAGTACATCACAGAGGCCATGCAGACATTGATCGAGAACCTCCAGGAGTACATACAGAAAGTGGCGGACTCCGCGCTCGGAAAAGCCATCAGATGGTTCATCGACATCACTGGACGGGTCGAGTTCAGGTTCTCCATGTACGGCTTCCTGATAATCGTTCAAACGAACCTTCCGGACCTGATCTACCGGAACGGGAACGACATGCTGAGGATAATCGTCTGCACTGATAGGTTCGGTCCAGGCATCGCTTTCGGCGTGCGAATCGCGAGGCTCACGGACGGCAGCTATGACATACTCGCGAACGCCACACTGGTGCTGAAGAACGGTGTGGTCAACGTGCTCATCGACCCGCTCATGCACATAATGAGGCGCCTGGTGGAGGTGCATTGCACCGCCAAGACATGGGGCATGGACATCGTCATGCCGGAGGTCGAGCCGTACGATCTCGCAAGCGTGAGCACGTCCCAGATCCCTGGTGTAGGGACTTTCCTCTCCAACATACCTATTCCAATCCTTGGGCTCTCGGCATCCATCGAAGCTGGTATGGAACTCAAGTACTCGCCGCCATTCCCGACCGATGTCGTCGTCAACGAGTTCGAGTCGAACCCGCACGGGGACGATTCAGGAAAGGAATGGGTGGAGCTCTACAACCCTCTAGGGGTGCCCAAATGCGTCGACGGCTGGATGGTCTCCACGGTCCACGGCAGGAACAGCGCCATGAGGATATCGGGCACGATAGCTCCAAACGGGCTCCTGACCTTCGCGTTCCCCGAGACATCGGTGGACAACGGCGAACCTGGGGATCCGTTCAACAACGGTGACTCGATAGTCCTCACGGACCCAGCCGGGGTGCCCGTCGATTCAACGCCAATGCTGAGAGACGGGGGCAATGACGAGAAGACGAACCAGCGCAGTTGGGACGGCGGCCCCAAGTGGGTTTTCAGGCAAGGGAGCAAGGGCGGCTCCAACGGAGTGCCCGTCCTTCTGGCCAGCGAGGACTTCATCGTCAAGGCGTTGTTCGAGGCGTTCAAGGAGGCCTTTATACAGACACAGCTGCAGGAGGTCTCCGCCTCCCTGGACTTCGTCTTGCTGTTCGCGAAGCGCGTGCTGAACAACTTCATAGAGAACCTGCTCTCCCTGGTCAAGGAGATCATCCACGCGGTGATCTTCTATGTCAAAGTAGTACTGAGCGACGCCTCGGGGACGGCAGGGGTCGGGATGAGGCAGTCCTTTGTCGTCACGGGCGAGGCCATCGTCGATCTGCTCCGATGGCTCGTACATACGCTCGCCACCTTCATAGTGAACCTTGGCAGGCCGAGCAACCCGATCGTCTATCCGACCTTCCCGAAGAGCATCTTCTCTGAGCTGTACCTCTCCTTCGAGGTGCTGTTCACGGTGGGCATGCCAAAGATGGTCCGCGTCCTGGGCGCGGTTGGGGACTTGGGCCACGACTTCACGATGGCGGTGTCGATCTCCCCCAACATCCCAGCGCTGGGCAAGGTGATGGGAAGGAACTGGGGCAACTGGAGCGTCGAGTTCGGAGCTTACCTAGAAGGAGTGCCCGCAGGGTTCGCAATGGGGTTCCTCGTTGTCGAGGCTGGGAAGTACATCGATTTTTGGCTTTTCAAGGGGAGAGTGTATGGTCTCTGATGTCCCACAAAAAAAATAAATGTCCAAGATGTATCCGCTGACTGGTCATCCATGGACATATCACTGGCATCGATATTGGACAACATGCTCTCGGATGTCTGGTTCCAGCTCACGTTCCTCCTAGTGGTATCGCTGTTCGCGAGCTTGATCTTCGCACGGTTCGGCCAGCCCAAGGTTATCGGATACATCGTTGTGGGCGTGGTCATCGGACCGAGCGTTCTGGGCATAATAACGCCCGCTGCGGGCGAGGTCTCGGGCCTCCCCGAGGTCATTCAGATGCTCGCGCTGCTCGGGTCGATCATCCTGCTGTTCATGATAGGGCTCGAGTGCGACCTGAAGGAGGTGTACACGAAGCGCTCGATAGCGATCGCCGTCGGTGGTGTCCTCCTTCCGTGGTTGGGCGGATTCCTCGTCGCGGGCCTGTTCGGATACGACACGATTGATGCGGTCTTCATCGGCACGGCGCTCGTGGCCACAAGCGTGGCCGTCACCGCGGGCGTGACTTCTGAACTTGGCATGATCGGCACCCCCGTGGCCTACGCCATCATCGGGGCGGCAGTGGTGGACGATGTTCTCGGCATGGTCGCCCTCTCGATCTCGAAGAACTTCCCCGAGGGTGCGATCGACCCGTTGAGCATACTGCTGTTGGTCGGAGGCGCGGTCCTGTTCATCGTGCTGGGCTCCTGGATAGGCTCCAGGTTCCTCACGAAACTCGTGTTCAACGTCCAGGTCTCAGGATATCGCCGAAAGCTCCCCATGAGCGGGTTCGTCCTCGCCCTTTCGATCGCGTTCCTCTATTCCTTCATCGCTGAGACCATCCAGATATCTGCAGTCGTTGGGGCGTTCGTGGCCGGGACGGCCTTCTCTGGATCCGTTCTCAGGGACGGGTTCAGGAAGGGAACGCAGTACCTCGAGGCGCTTTTCGTGCCCATATTCTTCGTCTCGCTCGGGGTCGTAGTGGATATCAGCGGCATGCTGGATGCCATATTGTTCGGTGTGGTCCTCACAGTCGTCGCCGTGCTCACCAAGATCGTTGGATGCGGCCTTCCGGCCAGGTTGACGGGCATGAAGTTCTGGGACTCGATGGCGGTCGGCGTGGGAATGACTCCCAGGCTCGAGATCGCATTCATCATTGCGTACGTGGGGCTGTCAAGCGGGATGATCGGACCCGACGTCTATTCCGTAGTTGTCTTCATGGGACTCGTGACCGCCCTCTTCGCCCCGTTCCTGCTCAGGAAATCTCTTGAGCGGGGAGGGCACGTAATGCTTCCATCGTGACGTTGGCAATTGAACCGATGGGAGTCAAGTCAGTTCTCTGCGGTCGCATAGCTCTCGCCGTAGGGTCTGCCCTTGGCAAGGTTCTGCCCGTTCTCCGGCTCGGGTCCATCCATGCCTAGCGCGAGTAGAAAAGCTCGGCCGAACGCGACCGCTGAGTCTCTATTCCCGATGCTCGTCTCGTACAGGAACGCCCTGCCCACGAGCACTGCGAAATCCTTGTTCTTCATCATACTGACCATTTCGACATGATGACTATCCTCTTGCAGAGGTTATATAGAGGTCAGTGGTGGCAATCACGGCTGATTCTCAGTAGTGAAAAACGACATTGGTCATGGTCTACGTCACCCGATGGTCTGTTGTCCTTTCATGTACGGCTTGAGGACTTCTGGTATCGTCACCGTGCCGTCCTTGTTCTGGTAGTTGTCGAGGACGGCTATCATAGTCCTAGGGAGCGCGATCCCCGAACCGTTCAGCGTGTGCACGAACTCGCTCTTGAGATGCGGCTCCCTCCTGAACTTGATCATCGCCCTCCGTGCCTGGAACTCCTTGAAATCGCTGCACGAAGAGACTTCCAGCCATTGGTCCATGGCAGGGGCGTACGCCTCGATGTCGTATGTCTTCGAAGAGTGGAACCCTGTGTCTGCCGTGCACAGGAGCCTGACCCTGTAGGGCAGCTTCAGCCCTTGTACGACGGCCTCAGCATCTGCGAGAAGTGTCTCCAGTTCCTGCTGCGAGGTCTCAGGGAGGACGAACTTGACGAGCTCGACCTTGTTGAACTGATGGACACGAGCGATACCCTTCGTCTCGATATGCTTCCCCGCCTCCCGTCTGAACGAAGGCAGATAGGCCGTGTGGTAGATCGGCAGTTGCTCCCTCTTGAGTATCTCGTCCGCGTAGAGGTTCGTGACCGGGACCTCCGCAGTCGGGTTGAGGTACATGTCGTCTCTCTCGATCCAGTACATGTCGTCGTGCATCTTCGGCAGCTGTCCCGTGCCGACGCACGCCTTCCTGTTGATCACGATTGGCGGGAAGAGTTCCTCGTATCCTTGGTCGTGGTGAAGATCGAGCATGAACTGTATCAGCGCCCTCTCCAGCCTCGCACCGTCTCCCTTCAGTAAGTAGAATCCAGTGCCGGCGACCTTGGCCCCTCTCTCGAAGTCCAGGATGTCCAGCTTCTCCCCTATCTCCCAGTGGGAGAGCGGTTTGAAATCGAACTTCCTGAGGTTCCCCCATGTCTTGACTATCTTACTGTCGTTAGCGCTCGTGCCGACCGGGACGCTCGGGTCTGGTATGTTCGGCATGTTGAGGAGCGTGTCGTCCCTGTCGGCCTCCAAACCCTTTACAGAACTCTCGATGATTCGAATCCTGTCCGCTATGGCCCTCATCTCGGTTATCACAGTCTGCTTCTGCTCTGTGCTCAGCTTAGGGACCTGCTCGGAGACCTCGTTGCGCTTCTTCCTGAGGGCGTTCCCCTCCTCTGTGAGGGCTCTCCACTTCGTGTCAAGCTCCAAGAACTTCTCGAGAACGGAGAGGTCGTAGTTCCTGTTCTTCAGTGATTGTCGGACCAACTCCTCGTTGTCCCGGATGAACTTGGCGTCGAGCAATCCCTACCACTCTCTTCGTTTTGACAATAATCTAGTCGATATTTAAAGTGTGGTCACGGCATGGCCAGGGGATCATTCCTTGGCGAGCACGACCGTCCGGCCTCTCACTTCCACCATCGTGGAGGATGTGGCCTCTGCTAGCTCCTGACCCGAAGCCTTCCTGTCGCCTTCCACGGCCGGCAGCAGCCTCACTTTCACGAGCTTGTTCTTCTTGAGCTGCATGGACAGTTCCTCCAGAACCGTGTCGGTGACGCCTTCCTTTCCGATATGGACCGTGCAGGGCAAGGACTGCGCCTTGCCTCGGAGCTCGATTATCGTCTTCTTGTCCGTCGCCATCATCTCCTGCCCTGGCTCAACGGGTACCTGAGGACATTGCCACAGCCGAGACACGTCATGGCTATCCTCCCAGACCGGGTCCTGACTCGGACGTTCTTTGGCGGCAGGAAGAATACGTGGCAGGCCGGACAATAAGTGCGCTTGTGACCCGTGCGGACCTTGTGCCTTTCTCCCATCCTCAGGGCAAGTGATACATATCTCTTGGCCCTCTCATCG is a window of Candidatus Thermoplasmatota archaeon DNA encoding:
- the serS gene encoding serine--tRNA ligase, whose protein sequence is MLDAKFIRDNEELVRQSLKNRNYDLSVLEKFLELDTKWRALTEEGNALRKKRNEVSEQVPKLSTEQKQTVITEMRAIADRIRIIESSVKGLEADRDDTLLNMPNIPDPSVPVGTSANDSKIVKTWGNLRKFDFKPLSHWEIGEKLDILDFERGAKVAGTGFYLLKGDGARLERALIQFMLDLHHDQGYEELFPPIVINRKACVGTGQLPKMHDDMYWIERDDMYLNPTAEVPVTNLYADEILKREQLPIYHTAYLPSFRREAGKHIETKGIARVHQFNKVELVKFVLPETSQQELETLLADAEAVVQGLKLPYRVRLLCTADTGFHSSKTYDIEAYAPAMDQWLEVSSCSDFKEFQARRAMIKFRREPHLKSEFVHTLNGSGIALPRTMIAVLDNYQNKDGTVTIPEVLKPYMKGQQTIG
- a CDS encoding lamin tail domain-containing protein, encoding MAMSIRTVGLGSSLSKLRSMNRDRAGQVSFAVIAVVLLTASAITGTYMAKSQLDRAQDERRQKLLDAMEDAAGDVIQELSLCGASKAHETVSSWTRFPVNESDISDAYSDKVSMYIGTSYPRSEGKFAVEVSNWTGGLFFIERKTLDLVPQEANGTEELEIDGIKMDYEKLPSPSAEVMGETTANPYYVALGNFSIRVSVKNVALVKQSSFQRPIVSALPFLESKLRAFEGASDGELSDLGRLLGYMLSTLCELRVLEGYGQPMYSGRETSQVLTEDDVYRAVAVGLLLEQARVFRTVDHGFAAQVADACGGGYPGIDAFLSPKERTLDAAELFLWFLGITKPQIDSRMIIAQAVFGLSDALALRIMDYMGWLGQLDLAKGLLDSMHSTIDSFVSFLTGVDKSWIAVVSWIGKTLKMTGADPRAYSELFSSPEDFSVLVPERQYFVEDASGNLYPVWVGNMSCPVNVPQYDLLSSAKWKDFYASYKECQASFRTQLADGITRLAFDIADLAQLDMNETVVDPTDGRDIFESLVHGSGEVDLRLERTSLAQRGKNLPMFSSNYQLATRFGQFVNANGLSLVNRTGLLQATYSDLATSVAASARYAYIPDLVVPVEQQIEDIVRHDVELDAGWGVGAATASFLDGISARDLERLVALVNMSIVKADDGFMGPLVDSVANMIAWGTDTLPGLEQLVEMQLSAFARQVLEQKEFSAHKRHVQVGLGGTFEFWEGDKTSAAGNARVMNESLNVSVQSGLPPMQTVPFDASAGYDSLENLFPTDNMLVQVKGPWDFDSSIASYPNLHLTSADNETLKPYSTQWTVSVLGVLSLALSTHNSAMQSILSDGGTESRRSIRIEVCVPVVVHSAWPLQGVVYNPTNTALADGLAAARVCYDILWDKLGPVLGWVKDGMEMIYKFVSDAFDVLARFANRMIKYITEAMQTLIENLQEYIQKVADSALGKAIRWFIDITGRVEFRFSMYGFLIIVQTNLPDLIYRNGNDMLRIIVCTDRFGPGIAFGVRIARLTDGSYDILANATLVLKNGVVNVLIDPLMHIMRRLVEVHCTAKTWGMDIVMPEVEPYDLASVSTSQIPGVGTFLSNIPIPILGLSASIEAGMELKYSPPFPTDVVVNEFESNPHGDDSGKEWVELYNPLGVPKCVDGWMVSTVHGRNSAMRISGTIAPNGLLTFAFPETSVDNGEPGDPFNNGDSIVLTDPAGVPVDSTPMLRDGGNDEKTNQRSWDGGPKWVFRQGSKGGSNGVPVLLASEDFIVKALFEAFKEAFIQTQLQEVSASLDFVLLFAKRVLNNFIENLLSLVKEIIHAVIFYVKVVLSDASGTAGVGMRQSFVVTGEAIVDLLRWLVHTLATFIVNLGRPSNPIVYPTFPKSIFSELYLSFEVLFTVGMPKMVRVLGAVGDLGHDFTMAVSISPNIPALGKVMGRNWGNWSVEFGAYLEGVPAGFAMGFLVVEAGKYIDFWLFKGRVYGL
- a CDS encoding cation:proton antiporter translates to MDISLASILDNMLSDVWFQLTFLLVVSLFASLIFARFGQPKVIGYIVVGVVIGPSVLGIITPAAGEVSGLPEVIQMLALLGSIILLFMIGLECDLKEVYTKRSIAIAVGGVLLPWLGGFLVAGLFGYDTIDAVFIGTALVATSVAVTAGVTSELGMIGTPVAYAIIGAAVVDDVLGMVALSISKNFPEGAIDPLSILLLVGGAVLFIVLGSWIGSRFLTKLVFNVQVSGYRRKLPMSGFVLALSIAFLYSFIAETIQISAVVGAFVAGTAFSGSVLRDGFRKGTQYLEALFVPIFFVSLGVVVDISGMLDAILFGVVLTVVAVLTKIVGCGLPARLTGMKFWDSMAVGVGMTPRLEIAFIIAYVGLSSGMIGPDVYSVVVFMGLVTALFAPFLLRKSLERGGHVMLPS
- a CDS encoding YhbY family RNA-binding protein; the encoded protein is MATDKKTIIELRGKAQSLPCTVHIGKEGVTDTVLEELSMQLKKNKLVKVRLLPAVEGDRKASGQELAEATSSTMVEVRGRTVVLAKE